A genomic region of Entelurus aequoreus isolate RoL-2023_Sb linkage group LG19, RoL_Eaeq_v1.1, whole genome shotgun sequence contains the following coding sequences:
- the LOC133634877 gene encoding uncharacterized protein LOC133634877 isoform X2 produces MYSYAFTSTCIKHAESYTSSYHLGAPFRDIAVVPSGWYDDRMVFWPSYKNTDRIERAALNEEQHEPNWPRFDVSVVRTCDNYKDALKIMQQYGKGCNTSDLQSEAENEELPEKRNRKPVHRLGDSDDSEEDPGNSDLTSLRLAIGQLHRQTPPSRRVPARVMSTCQLDSSTGDNFLAPHHGEGRIHMPSPAPALNMQRVTQGTAVPPRLPPPPSPAALNMWQTEEPGSSLAYRPTWRGGRMADNISCSAPEVIQILSLLETIKHNQDQLIAKVLRVKIC; encoded by the exons atgtactcatatgccttcaccagcacatgcattaaacatgcagagagttacacaag ttcttaccaccttggggcaccattcag ggacattgcggttgtcccaagtggatggtatgatgataggatggttttctggcccagctataaaaacaccgacagaattgaaagggccgctttaaatgaggagcagcatgagccaaactggccaagatttgacgtttctgttgtccgaacttgtg acaactacaaagacgcattaaaaataatgcaacaatatggaaagggctgcaacacctcagacctgcaatctgaggcagagaacgaggagctgccagaaaaaaggaacaggaagccagt ccatcgtctcggggactcagatgatagcgaagaagacccgggaaatagtgacctcacatctctgcGGTTGGCAATtggccaattgcacaggcaga ctccaccgtctcgccgagtgccagcaagagtcatgagtacttgtcaactcgactcctcaactggagataactttctag cacctcaccatggggaaggacgtattcatatgccttcaccagcacctgcattaaacatgcagagagttacacaag gaacggcagtccctcctcgactccctccacccccctcaccagcagccctcaacatgtggcagacagaggagcctggatccagcctggcctacaggccaacatggcgagggggaagaatggccgacaacatttcctgctctg cgcctgaggtaatccagatccttagcctgctggaaactattaagcacaaccaagaccagctgattgcgaag gtgctaaGAGTAAAAAtttgttga
- the LOC133634877 gene encoding uncharacterized protein LOC133634877 isoform X1 has product MYSYAFTSTCIKHAESYTSSYHLGAPFRVPFHLIKCIMNRDIAVVPSGWYDDRMVFWPSYKNTDRIERAALNEEQHEPNWPRFDVSVVRTCDNYKDALKIMQQYGKGCNTSDLQSEAENEELPEKRNRKPVHRLGDSDDSEEDPGNSDLTSLRLAIGQLHRQTPPSRRVPARVMSTCQLDSSTGDNFLAPHHGEGRIHMPSPAPALNMQRVTQGTAVPPRLPPPPSPAALNMWQTEEPGSSLAYRPTWRGGRMADNISCSAPEVIQILSLLETIKHNQDQLIAKVLRVKIC; this is encoded by the exons atgtactcatatgccttcaccagcacatgcattaaacatgcagagagttacacaag ttcttaccaccttggggcaccattcag ggtgccttttcatctgattaaatgtataatgaacagggacattgcggttgtcccaagtggatggtatgatgataggatggttttctggcccagctataaaaacaccgacagaattgaaagggccgctttaaatgaggagcagcatgagccaaactggccaagatttgacgtttctgttgtccgaacttgtg acaactacaaagacgcattaaaaataatgcaacaatatggaaagggctgcaacacctcagacctgcaatctgaggcagagaacgaggagctgccagaaaaaaggaacaggaagccagt ccatcgtctcggggactcagatgatagcgaagaagacccgggaaatagtgacctcacatctctgcGGTTGGCAATtggccaattgcacaggcaga ctccaccgtctcgccgagtgccagcaagagtcatgagtacttgtcaactcgactcctcaactggagataactttctag cacctcaccatggggaaggacgtattcatatgccttcaccagcacctgcattaaacatgcagagagttacacaag gaacggcagtccctcctcgactccctccacccccctcaccagcagccctcaacatgtggcagacagaggagcctggatccagcctggcctacaggccaacatggcgagggggaagaatggccgacaacatttcctgctctg cgcctgaggtaatccagatccttagcctgctggaaactattaagcacaaccaagaccagctgattgcgaag gtgctaaGAGTAAAAAtttgttga